A region from the Malus domestica chromosome 07, GDT2T_hap1 genome encodes:
- the LOC103438610 gene encoding putative disease resistance protein At3g14460, whose translation MHDLINDLARFVSGEFCFWLDEGESHEVPKRVRHLSYMRGRFDTAARFKPLDEIKCLRTLFPVSLRPYHQWESLYVSIKVLDDLLPALKCLRVLSLSRYKNITQLPDNIGKHLNLRYIDLSYTAVKKLPDTLCTLYNLQTLLLVGCSSLVELPADMRKLINLRHLDISGTCIKEMPVQMGRLKSLRTLTAFVLGESTRSGGIGELGQLSNLRGKLSILNLQNVVNPIDALGANLKDKKDLNEVELAWGREEADDSIKERHVLESLQPSVNLVKLTIRFYGGTSFPYWLGDSSFSNVQVMRLSDCSTCFSLPPVGRLPALRELYIERMKTVVSIGVEFYGGNGASLSQPFQSLKKLEFKEMPEWEEWLSSPGRGQSPDFPRLEVLILENCPKLKGNLPDHLPSLRQLWVSDCGVLHERATRTRWIPWSLIFNTESLRQSLKQLKIVRCPGLSSLLETESLSSLRTLEIQIFSRTDCLQPHFSSCLQSLSLVNCASLLSFPRNGLPTSLTYLGIENCRRLEFLSHEMMAKLTSLRNLDLRDSCDSLRSFPLGVFPKLSFLYIWGSKNLESLAIGEGADDENLTHLDYLLIYFCPNLVSFPHGGLRTPKLARFTVCGCKNLKLLPDRIHTLTALRDLSISNLPNVESFAEGGLPPNLQSFAISGCEKLRPSVEYWGLQRLVSLRTFRISSRKDLLKTVLKEQLLPTTLHSLVISGMESLKSLEGKGLQHLTSLQELEIWDCRSLEFLPKEGLPASLSCLSIQKCSSLEKSCQKKTGQEWSKIAHIPCIKIDDQVII comes from the coding sequence atgcatgatctcattaatGATTTGGCTAGATTTGTGTCTGGagaattttgtttttggttggatGAGGGAGAGTCGCATGAAGTTCCTAAAAGAGTTCGGCATTTGTCATATATGAGAGGAAGATTTGATACTGCTGCAAGATTTAAGCCATTGGATGAAATTAAGTGTTTGCGCACCTTATTTCCCGTGTCTTTAAGACCATACCATCAATGGGAGAGCCTATATGTAAGCATAAAGGTTCTAGATGATTTATTACCAGCACTAAAATGTTTACGAGTGTTGTCGCTGTCAAGATATAAAAATATCACGCAATTACCTGATAAcattggtaaacacttaaactTGCGCTACATTGATCTTTCTTACACTGCAGTAAAAAAGTTACCAGATACGTTGTGTACTCTCTACAATTTGCAAACTCTATTGTTGGTCGGTTGTTCCTCTCTTGTTGAATTGCCTGCAGACATGAGGAAATTGATTAATTTGCGTCATCTTGATATTAGTGGAACTTGTATAAAAGAGATGCCGGTGCAAATGGGTAGACTAAAAAGTTTGAGAACATTGACTGCTTTTGTGTTGGGGGAATCTACTAGGTCGGGTGGCATTGGTGAACTGGGGCAATTGTCGAACCTTCGAGGAAAACTCTCTATCTTGAATCTACAAAATGTCGTCAATCCTATAGATGCCTTGGGGGCCAATTTGAAGGATAAGAAAGATCTCAACGAAGTAGAGTTGGCATGGGGTCGTGAGGAAGCAGATGATTCCATAAAAGAGAGACACGTACTTGAAAGCCTACAGCCTTCTGTGAATCTCGTGAAGCTGACCATcagattttatggtggaaccagCTTTCCGTATTGGTTGGGAGACTCTTCCTTCTCCAACGTACAAGTCATGCGTCTTAGTGATTGTAGTACTTGCTTCTCATTGCCACCAGTTGGGCGGTTACCCGCTCTAAGAGAGCTCTATATAGAAAGGATGAAAACTGTTGTGAGTATTGGTGTTGAGTTCTACGGGGGTAATGGAGCTTCTCTAAGTCAACCATTTCAATCTCTCAAGAAGCTAGAGTTCAAAGAGATGCCGGAGTGGGAGGAATGGCTGTCGAGTCCAGGTAGAGGTCAATCTCCAGACTTTCCTCGTCTTGAGGTGCTCATTTTAGAGAATTGTCCGAAGCTGAAGGGAAACTTGCCCGATCATCTTCCTTCATTGAGACAGCTTTGGGTGTCAGACTGCGGGGTTCTACATGAAAGGGCTACCAGAACAAGATGGATACCTTGGTCTCTCATCTTCAACACGGAGTCCTTGCGACAATCTCTTAAACAACTGAAGATAGTTAGATGCCCTGGTCTATCGTCGTTACTAGAGACGGAGTCGCTGTCCTCGCTTCGGACGCTTGAGATTCAAATTTTTAGTCGCACGGATTGCTTGCAGCCGCACTTCAGCAGTTGTCTTCAAAGTTTGAGTCTCGTTAACTGCGCGTCACTCTTGTCGTTCCCGAGAAACGGTCTACCCACTTCGTTGACATATCTTGGAATAGAAAATTGCAGGAGATTAGAATTCCTATCTCATGAGATGATGGCCAAATTGACATCCCTTCGAAATTTGGATTTGAGGGACAGCTGTGATTCACTGAGGTCCTTCCCGCTGGGCGTTTTCCCCAAACTTTCATTTCTTTATATCTGGGGCAGTAAAAATCTAGAATCCCTTGCCATTGGAGAAGGAGCTGATGACGAAAATCTCACTCATCTCGACTATCTCCTTATCTATTTCTGTCCAAATCTGGTCTCTTTTCCCCACGGGGGATTGCGCACTCCCAAACTGGCTCGATTTACAGTCTGTGGATGCAAGAATTTGAAGTTATTGCCCGACCGAATACACACCCTCACCGCCCTTCGAGACTTAAGTATATCCAATCTTCCAAATGTCGAGTCATTTGCAGAAGGGGGTTTGCCTCCCAACCTACAATCATTTGCAATCAGTGGTTGTGAGAAACTGAGGCCTTCGGTGGAGTACTGGGGTTTGCAACGACTTGTCTCCCTTCGAACATTTCGGATCTCAAGCCGCAAGGATCTGTTGAAGACGGTGCTCAAGGAACAGCTGCTACCTACCACTCTTCACTCTCTCGTAATCTCTGGAATGGAAAGTCTGAAATCTTTGGAGGGAAAGGGACTTCAACACCTCACTTCTCTTCAAGAGCTCGAAATTTGGGATTGTCGTAGTCTCGAATTCCTGCCAAAAGAGGGTTTGCCGGCATCGCTCTCTTGTCTGAGCATCCAAAAGTGTTCTTCCCTGGAGAAGAGTTGTCAGAAGAAGACGGGACAAGAGTGGAGCAAGATAGCTCACATTCCTTGCATCAAGATAGACGATCAAGTCATCATTTGA
- the LOC108171028 gene encoding putative disease resistance RPP13-like protein 1 gives MAGALIGEAFLSASIRTLGDKITSGEFMDFFRRKKLDHSLLEKLKVTFLTLDAVLDDAEEKQIQKPRVRKWLDELKNAIFDAEDLLAEIDTEVLRSKVEADEYQTKKTSQVWNFLSTSFNPFCQGMNGRIQELFQRLEHLAKQKDLLGLIGGVKEKVSQKTPTTSFVEHDFSACGRDGDKKKLKRMLLSDDASSSHISVIPIVGMGGVGKTALAQLLYNDKNIKEHFDVTAWACVSEDFDAMRVTKTLIESIISKPCSLQDSLLQVELREHVREKKFLFVLDDLWNDNYSDWDLVRAPFTYGARGSKVIVTTRNKSVASIVHTGPIHYLKHLSHNDCWLLLRKHAFRNENPSAHPHLEEIGKQIARKCNGLPLAAKALGGLLGCNVSYREWSHI, from the coding sequence atGGCAGGAGCTTTGATTGGAGAGGCTTTTCTCTCTGCTTCCATCCGGACGTTGGGCGACAAGATTACTTCTGGGGAGTTCATGGACTTCTTCCGGCGGAAAAAACTTGACCATTCACTCTTGGAGAAACTGAAGGTGACTTTTCTTACCCTCGATGCAGTGCTCGATGATGCAGAGGAGAAGCAGATTCAGAAACCTCGTGTGAGAAAGTGGCTCGACGAGCTCAAAAATGCCATCTTCGATGCCGAGGACCTGCTGGCTGAGATCGATACTGAAGTTTTGCGAAGCAAGGTGGAAGCTGATGAATATCAAACCAAAAAGACGTCCCAGGTGTGGAACTTCCTCTCTACTTCTTTTAATCCTTTTTGTCAAGGCATGAATGGTAGGATACAAGAGTTATTCCAAAGGTTGGAACACCTTGCGAAACAAAAAGATCTCCTTGGTCTTATAGGAGGCGTTAAGGAGAAGGTTTCTCAAAAAACTCCCACAACATCTTTTGTTGAGCATGACTTTAGTGCTTGTGGTAGGGATGGAGATAAAAAGAAGTTGAAAAGAATGTTGCTATCGGATGATGCAAGTAGCAGCCACATATCAGTAATCCCCATAGTGGGAATGGGTGGGGTCGGTAAGACAGCCCTTGCTCAGCTCCTTTACaatgataaaaatataaaagagcATTTTGATGTTACAGCTTGGGCCTGTGTTTCCGAAGATTTTGATGCTATGAGGGTAACTAAAACCCTTATTGAATCAATTATCTCAAAACCTTGCAGTCTTCAAGATAGCTTGCTTCAAGTTGAACTTAGGGAACACGTGAGGGAGAAAAAGTTCCTATTTGTGTTGGATGACCTTTGGAATGACAACTATAGTGATTGGGATCTTGTACGGGCTCCTTTTACTTATGGGGCGAGGGGAAGTAAAGTCATAGTGACAACAAGGAACAAAAGTGTCGCATCCATTGTGCACACCGGTCCTATTCACTATTTGAAACATTTGTCGCATAATGATTGTTGGTTGTTGCTCAGAAAACATGCATTTAGAAATGAAAATCCTAGTGCACATCCACACTTGGAAGAAATTGGTAAGCAAATTGCACGCAAGTGCAACGGTCTTCCTTTAGCTGCAAAAGCACTTGGGGGTCTCTTAGGTTGTAATGTAAGTTACAGAGAGTGGAGTCACATATAG
- the LOC114825962 gene encoding ATP-dependent DNA helicase Q-like 4A isoform X1 has protein sequence MQTHQYINGTNTRNSEAGTCLGNPLPSSNFNVADAGKNLGRQSQVRASMVNSSDARVLDGSLSNNSVHTSQGKDSAEVFVNDLDDDDDDILENIDVDQIVEQYQSSCTPQPSSFKLPPITPFIDKDNRQEATSLPPELCSNCSHGFKIGLCPEAGSHLQEMKDTLIIISNQLLDDVNDLSPEQINKLRQDRFIHIMSLEDMKDVIHHQFHSLLLIGLVSHLVLLRRNHAFQSLLKLTTLKVPRTKNGVVIIFRGPISWRMVTRKCLEITLSVSTKERSLMLR, from the exons ATGCAAACGCATCAATACATTAATGGAACTAATACCAGGAACAGTGAAGCAGGAACTTGTTTGGGCAACCCGCTTCCATCAAGTAATTTTAATGTTGCAGATGCAGGAAAAAATCTTGGACGGCAAAGTCAGGTCAGAGCATCAATGGTCAACAGCTCTGATGCTCGGGTGTTGGATGGATCACTTAGCAACAATAGTGTTCATACCAGCCAAGGGAAAGACTCTGCAGAAGTTTTTGTTAATGACCTGGACGACGATGATGATGACATACTTGAG AATATTGATGTTGACCAGATAGTGGAACAGTACCAATCAAGTTGCACACCTCAACCATCAAGTTTCAAGCTTCCACCCATTACTCCCTTTATAGATAAAGATAATAGACAAGAGGCGACTAGTTTGCCACCAGAATTGTGTTCAAATTGCAGTCATGGGTTTAAG ATAGGACTTTGCCCAGAAGCTGGAAGTCATTTGCAGGAAATGAAGGATACCCTAATTATCATATCAAATCAACTGCTTGATGATGTTAATGACCTCAGCCCAGAACAAATAAATAAGCTTCGCCAAGATAG GTTCATCCACATAATGAGTCTGGAGGATATGAAAGATGTAATTCATCATCAGTTTCATTCTCTTCTGTTGATAGGCTTGGTTTCTCATCTTGTCCTGTTGAGAAGGAACCATGCATTTCAAAGTTTGTTGAAGTTAACTACATTGAAGGTTCCAAGGACAAAAAATGGAGTAGTGATAATTTTCCGTGGACCAATAAGCTGGAG GATGGTAACAAGAAAGTGTTTGGAAATCACTCTTTCCGTCTCAACCAAAGAGAGGTCATTAATGCTACGATGA
- the LOC114825962 gene encoding ATP-dependent DNA helicase Q-like 4A isoform X2: MVNSSDARVLDGSLSNNSVHTSQGKDSAEVFVNDLDDDDDDILENIDVDQIVEQYQSSCTPQPSSFKLPPITPFIDKDNRQEATSLPPELCSNCSHGFKIGLCPEAGSHLQEMKDTLIIISNQLLDDVNDLSPEQINKLRQDRFIHIMSLEDMKDVIHHQFHSLLLIGLVSHLVLLRRNHAFQSLLKLTTLKVPRTKNGVVIIFRGPISWRMVTRKCLEITLSVSTKERSLMLR; encoded by the exons ATGGTCAACAGCTCTGATGCTCGGGTGTTGGATGGATCACTTAGCAACAATAGTGTTCATACCAGCCAAGGGAAAGACTCTGCAGAAGTTTTTGTTAATGACCTGGACGACGATGATGATGACATACTTGAG AATATTGATGTTGACCAGATAGTGGAACAGTACCAATCAAGTTGCACACCTCAACCATCAAGTTTCAAGCTTCCACCCATTACTCCCTTTATAGATAAAGATAATAGACAAGAGGCGACTAGTTTGCCACCAGAATTGTGTTCAAATTGCAGTCATGGGTTTAAG ATAGGACTTTGCCCAGAAGCTGGAAGTCATTTGCAGGAAATGAAGGATACCCTAATTATCATATCAAATCAACTGCTTGATGATGTTAATGACCTCAGCCCAGAACAAATAAATAAGCTTCGCCAAGATAG GTTCATCCACATAATGAGTCTGGAGGATATGAAAGATGTAATTCATCATCAGTTTCATTCTCTTCTGTTGATAGGCTTGGTTTCTCATCTTGTCCTGTTGAGAAGGAACCATGCATTTCAAAGTTTGTTGAAGTTAACTACATTGAAGGTTCCAAGGACAAAAAATGGAGTAGTGATAATTTTCCGTGGACCAATAAGCTGGAG GATGGTAACAAGAAAGTGTTTGGAAATCACTCTTTCCGTCTCAACCAAAGAGAGGTCATTAATGCTACGATGA